The following are encoded together in the Deltaproteobacteria bacterium genome:
- the glmS gene encoding glutamine--fructose-6-phosphate transaminase (isomerizing) produces MCGIVGYLGPLNPKEIIINGLKKLEYRGYDSAGLAIIHNGETKLIRALGKLKSLEDKVFQENFNGHLGIGHTRWATHGVPSERNAHPHKVRGISLVHNGIIENYLEIKEELLKQGAKIESDTDSELVAHLIANEIDETKNLKKAVENILEKLKGAFSIVVMWEKNPEELVAFKDGPPLVVGLGKDQNFVASDVQALIAYTNQFIYLNDREIVHLTTQKVQLYSAQGVAIERKPIVLNWSPELVEKQGFSHYMLKEIYEQPRAVAMALEPHLFEHKVRLKNVGFYETDLHHLDQLNAEADWKKTWKHLGQIERIFIIACGTSFYAGQIGKYLIENLAKIPVETDIASEFRYRNPLLPKNSLVLTISQSGETADTLAAIRLAKEKGALTLSLCNVKNSTIDREAHGHLYMNAGPEIGVASTKAFTTTLAILNIFSIAMAKIHNQLSEVEEKELVQNLLAIPSKMEVVLSYDKYFQTAAENLKKFKGFLFMGRGVSFPIAMEGALKLKELAYLHAEGYAAGEMKHGPLALIDERMAIVMLVPDDNHYEKTVSNLEEAKARGGQIISLGSGDNERLKKISLTYLPVPKADWNLNPILFVVPMQLMAFHLACILGYDVDQPRNLAKSVTVE; encoded by the coding sequence ATGTGTGGAATCGTCGGCTATCTAGGTCCTTTAAATCCCAAAGAGATCATCATTAATGGATTAAAAAAATTAGAATATCGGGGGTACGATAGTGCAGGGCTTGCGATTATTCACAATGGAGAAACAAAATTAATACGTGCTTTAGGAAAATTAAAATCCCTAGAAGACAAAGTATTTCAAGAAAACTTTAATGGCCATCTCGGTATTGGTCATACTCGCTGGGCCACCCACGGAGTTCCTTCAGAAAGAAATGCCCATCCCCATAAAGTTCGTGGGATCAGCCTGGTACATAATGGTATAATTGAAAATTACTTAGAAATTAAAGAAGAATTATTAAAACAAGGTGCAAAGATCGAGTCAGATACTGATTCCGAACTGGTGGCCCATCTGATCGCTAATGAAATAGATGAAACCAAGAACTTGAAAAAAGCCGTCGAAAATATTTTGGAAAAGCTAAAAGGTGCTTTTTCCATCGTGGTGATGTGGGAAAAAAATCCTGAGGAACTTGTGGCTTTTAAAGACGGACCTCCTTTGGTTGTTGGACTTGGCAAAGATCAAAATTTTGTTGCGAGTGATGTTCAAGCTTTGATTGCCTATACGAATCAATTTATTTATTTAAATGACAGAGAAATTGTTCATCTAACCACGCAAAAAGTGCAGCTGTATTCAGCCCAAGGGGTAGCGATAGAAAGGAAACCTATTGTATTAAATTGGAGCCCAGAGTTAGTTGAAAAACAGGGCTTTTCTCATTATATGCTCAAGGAAATATACGAGCAACCCAGAGCCGTAGCCATGGCCCTGGAGCCTCATTTATTTGAACACAAGGTGCGGTTAAAAAATGTTGGTTTTTATGAAACTGATCTTCATCATTTGGATCAACTTAATGCGGAAGCTGATTGGAAGAAAACTTGGAAGCACTTAGGCCAAATTGAAAGAATATTTATTATTGCCTGCGGAACCAGTTTTTATGCGGGTCAAATAGGAAAATATTTAATAGAAAACCTAGCTAAAATTCCTGTTGAAACCGATATCGCTAGCGAGTTTAGATATCGAAATCCTCTTCTGCCAAAAAACTCCTTAGTCCTAACTATTTCTCAAAGTGGAGAGACAGCAGATACCTTAGCCGCTATCAGATTAGCAAAGGAAAAGGGAGCTCTGACTTTGTCGTTGTGTAATGTTAAAAATTCTACCATCGATCGGGAAGCCCATGGGCATTTGTACATGAATGCAGGACCAGAGATTGGCGTGGCCAGCACCAAAGCCTTCACGACGACCTTGGCCATATTAAATATTTTTTCAATTGCCATGGCAAAAATTCACAACCAACTCTCTGAGGTTGAAGAAAAAGAACTAGTACAAAACCTTTTGGCCATTCCTAGTAAGATGGAAGTGGTCTTGTCTTATGATAAATATTTCCAAACCGCTGCCGAGAATCTAAAAAAGTTTAAAGGTTTCCTATTTATGGGTCGTGGGGTGAGTTTTCCCATTGCCATGGAGGGGGCTCTGAAACTCAAAGAATTAGCCTATCTTCATGCTGAAGGCTATGCCGCTGGTGAAATGAAGCATGGTCCTCTGGCCTTGATAGACGAGCGGATGGCAATTGTCATGCTTGTTCCCGACGACAATCACTATGAAAAAACAGTGAGTAATTTGGAAGAGGCCAAGGCTCGTGGCGGGCAAATTATTTCTCTTGGCTCCGGTGATAATGAGAGATTGAAAAAAATCAGCCTCACGTATTTGCCAGTTCCTAAAGCAGATTGGAATTTAAATCCCATTCTCTTCGTGGTTCCGATGCAATTAATGGCTTTTCACTTAGCTTGTATTTTGGGATATGATGTGGACCAGCCAAGAAACCTTGCGAAATCAGTCACGGTAGAGTAA
- a CDS encoding transglycosylase SLT domain-containing protein: MRQFYIKLKKSRGHRALTLGLFIPLTISLVHCEGSQYNSAQGQNPLSKKNHFVPSNNGSVIAASKEGTSQVLSDKDIFLFQKRFHSRLADYKPHFIKAGSQYNLPWELVAAISYQESQWDPQAKSFTGVQGLMQITKSTAKDLGIEDIHNAEENIFGGAKYLKQLISLMPDHLSDTDRIILALAAYNLGIGHLFDAFKIATSLGKNPYDWNHLKKILPKLSDETFYRQTQFGSARGNETVAFVERTKAFYNCLIQKNR; this comes from the coding sequence ATGAGGCAGTTTTATATAAAACTTAAAAAAAGTAGAGGCCATAGAGCCTTGACTCTGGGTCTTTTTATTCCATTGACTATTTCTTTAGTACATTGCGAAGGATCCCAATATAATTCAGCGCAAGGACAAAACCCTCTCTCCAAAAAAAATCACTTTGTTCCATCTAATAATGGATCAGTAATCGCGGCCTCTAAAGAGGGAACGAGTCAGGTTTTGAGCGACAAAGATATCTTTTTATTTCAAAAACGGTTTCACTCAAGGCTTGCTGATTACAAACCTCATTTTATTAAAGCTGGATCTCAATACAACCTTCCCTGGGAATTAGTAGCTGCCATTTCCTATCAAGAATCCCAATGGGACCCTCAAGCCAAAAGCTTCACGGGCGTACAAGGTTTGATGCAAATTACCAAATCCACTGCCAAAGATCTGGGTATCGAGGATATCCACAATGCTGAAGAAAATATCTTTGGTGGCGCCAAGTACTTGAAACAGTTAATTTCCTTAATGCCTGACCATTTAAGTGATACCGACAGAATTATTTTGGCCTTAGCGGCTTACAACCTTGGAATTGGTCATTTGTTTGATGCCTTTAAGATTGCCACTAGTCTTGGAAAAAACCCCTACGATTGGAATCACCTCAAGAAAATACTCCCAAAGCTAAGCGATGAAACGTTTTATCGACAAACTCAGTTTGGCAGCGCCAGAGGAAATGAAACCGTGGCCTTCGTCGAAAGAACAAAAGCCTTTTACAATTGTTTAATTCAAAAGAATCGTTAA
- a CDS encoding thymidine kinase: MSEFSYFQTRGWIEVVVGSMFSGKTEELIRRVRRAEFAKLKVQVFKPVIDNRYKEKEVTSHNLNSMEAIPLNSIDEIWDHLSSKTRVVGIDEGQFFDERIIQVVQDLADRGLRVIIAGLDTDWKGNPFEPMPTLMAIAENVTKQHAVCMVCGAPASRTQKTSGGESKIEVGAAESYEARCREHFIPRVEHQLKTLAP, encoded by the coding sequence ATGTCAGAGTTTTCATATTTTCAAACCAGAGGTTGGATCGAAGTGGTTGTGGGTTCGATGTTTAGTGGAAAAACTGAAGAGCTTATTCGTCGAGTTCGTAGGGCTGAATTTGCAAAATTAAAAGTTCAAGTTTTTAAACCAGTAATTGATAATAGATACAAAGAAAAAGAAGTGACATCCCATAATTTAAATTCGATGGAAGCCATTCCACTAAATAGTATTGATGAAATTTGGGATCATTTAAGTTCTAAAACCAGAGTGGTTGGAATTGATGAAGGTCAATTTTTTGATGAACGTATTATTCAAGTGGTGCAGGACCTGGCAGATCGAGGTTTAAGAGTTATCATCGCAGGGCTTGATACAGATTGGAAGGGAAATCCCTTTGAGCCCATGCCTACCTTGATGGCAATCGCTGAAAACGTTACCAAACAACACGCCGTCTGCATGGTCTGTGGAGCCCCTGCCAGTCGAACCCAAAAAACCTCAGGTGGGGAATCAAAAATTGAAGTTGGAGCTGCAGAATCCTATGAGGCTCGGTGCCGAGAGCATTTTATTCCTCGAGTTGAACACCAACTGAAAACCCTTGCACCATAA
- a CDS encoding sigma-54-dependent Fis family transcriptional regulator, whose product MKNQKVLILDDDSSLRTALFRVLSKKNLNVITSANIEEAKLLIQGDQALDLAIVDMNLPDGNGLEFMEHLKLIYPQIQVIILTGYGSIEHAIKATQKGAFHFITKPFNFEELLSLIDKALEHKNLQQENKQLKSFIDKKYKFDQIVGQSEGIHHVLDLVERVADSEATVLITGNSGTGKELIAKAIHYNSSRASGPFIPINCGAIPSELLESELFGHVKGAFTGAITNRMGRFELADGGTLFLDEIGDLIPSLQVKILRALQEKSFEPVGGMKTINVNVRVIAATNLNLEKAVNEGRFREDLFYRLNVIPISIPSLNERKTDIPLLLSHFLLQYNKSKKLLGFSEKALASLTLYPWPGNIRELENLVERICILKGEGIIELQDLPIKYQTKIEKKEEMTYEEIPENGLDFNSAVDAYENSLILKALEKTGWNRNQAAALLRLNRTTLVEKIKKKGLKPYGPGPQMEV is encoded by the coding sequence ATGAAGAATCAGAAAGTTCTTATTTTAGATGATGACTCCAGTCTCAGAACGGCTTTATTTAGAGTTCTTTCAAAAAAGAATTTGAATGTCATCACCTCTGCAAATATCGAGGAAGCTAAGTTGCTTATCCAAGGGGATCAAGCTTTAGATTTGGCTATTGTAGATATGAATCTTCCTGATGGAAATGGGCTAGAGTTTATGGAACACCTAAAACTTATTTACCCACAAATACAAGTGATTATTCTCACAGGCTATGGGTCAATTGAACACGCCATCAAAGCCACTCAGAAAGGAGCCTTTCATTTTATAACGAAGCCCTTTAATTTTGAAGAACTTCTGAGTCTTATTGACAAGGCCTTAGAACATAAAAACCTTCAGCAAGAAAATAAACAGTTAAAATCATTTATAGATAAGAAATATAAGTTTGACCAAATCGTAGGACAAAGTGAGGGAATTCATCACGTTCTGGATCTTGTTGAGAGAGTGGCGGACTCGGAAGCCACCGTTCTTATTACAGGCAATAGTGGCACGGGAAAAGAACTCATCGCCAAGGCCATTCATTATAATTCCTCGCGCGCGTCAGGCCCTTTTATCCCCATAAACTGCGGCGCTATCCCTTCTGAGCTTCTTGAAAGTGAATTGTTTGGCCATGTCAAAGGCGCCTTTACCGGTGCCATCACTAACCGGATGGGGCGTTTTGAGTTAGCTGATGGTGGTACTTTGTTTTTAGATGAAATAGGAGATCTGATACCTAGCCTGCAAGTCAAAATTCTTCGGGCTCTTCAAGAAAAATCTTTTGAACCCGTCGGAGGCATGAAAACTATCAACGTAAATGTGCGAGTGATCGCTGCCACTAATTTAAATTTAGAAAAAGCCGTTAATGAAGGCCGCTTTAGAGAAGATTTATTTTATCGTCTAAATGTGATTCCTATTTCCATTCCCTCTTTGAATGAAAGAAAAACAGATATTCCCTTGTTGTTAAGTCATTTTTTACTCCAATATAACAAATCTAAAAAACTGCTTGGGTTTAGTGAAAAAGCATTGGCGAGCCTAACGCTTTATCCTTGGCCAGGAAATATCCGCGAACTTGAAAACCTTGTGGAAAGAATCTGTATCCTTAAAGGAGAGGGAATCATTGAGCTTCAAGACCTACCCATTAAGTACCAAACTAAAATTGAAAAAAAAGAAGAAATGACTTATGAAGAAATCCCAGAAAATGGTTTAGATTTTAATTCTGCTGTGGATGCCTATGAAAATTCTTTAATTTTAAAGGCTCTCGAAAAAACAGGATGGAACCGCAACCAGGCGGCGGCTTTATTGCGACTAAACAGAACCACTTTGGTAGAAAAAATTAAGAAAAAGGGACTAAAACCCTACGGCCCTGGTCCCCAAATGGAAGTTTAG
- a CDS encoding HAMP domain-containing histidine kinase gives MPAIINKFLLIGPWNPKLQEMGSILAKDLYEANYHFTRSNYDVIGINLTSLLEKKFVDYYTEWKSINPYLKLVAVIPKDFSKNIFINLHNKFSFFKIFYSYNDPEIENDLNLTLEKVYFDKQIESYKSLLDEQNKSLEKLKSDLEEKIEKRTKYLIESRKKLFLTNYRIEAFRKTITAIFKSNNINELEVKLNQELLQTFEIQWVKIYEEPDDKYFSEELKSKMDYDFLKLPIFWQNVEVGSVFFMRAKIKPFKKEETEFLSRITEAVSLSLERIEKNYKMEIIKNHWEATFKAIKEPVVLINNNFEVIQSNLPSDLNKNKCYKLIFNLDHPCKDCEKGSNFKLDNNNDHFEVLSQNILIEKQEYFINSYNNINEKLKLESKILLMAPDAELGIISSSLAHEMNNPLAGLLSFTQLILMDLTSEDPIYHDLKEIEQAAKRCRDIVDNLLVFSRINDTELVKRINLYDMIEKAFQLFHLQRQNKNFTLSYHLQKDLQVLGSSILMIQFFLELFLSVKNFIDDKISISGKSDQNFATLKILLTTKQTPTEALNIIEKYHLQGSLTKAHELKILFSLKSVNFTTI, from the coding sequence ATGCCAGCTATAATTAATAAGTTTTTATTAATTGGTCCGTGGAATCCAAAACTGCAGGAAATGGGTTCGATCTTAGCGAAAGACCTTTATGAAGCCAATTATCATTTCACTAGATCGAACTATGATGTTATTGGAATAAATCTAACCTCGTTATTAGAAAAAAAATTTGTGGACTACTATACAGAATGGAAGTCCATAAATCCTTACTTAAAACTAGTTGCCGTCATACCAAAAGATTTTTCAAAAAATATTTTTATAAATCTGCATAATAAATTTTCTTTTTTTAAAATCTTTTATTCCTACAATGATCCCGAAATTGAGAATGACCTTAACTTAACATTGGAAAAAGTGTATTTCGATAAGCAAATTGAAAGTTACAAATCCTTACTTGATGAACAAAACAAATCTTTAGAAAAGCTAAAATCGGATTTGGAAGAAAAAATTGAAAAAAGAACAAAGTATTTAATTGAATCCAGAAAAAAATTATTTCTTACGAATTACAGAATCGAAGCTTTCAGAAAAACTATTACTGCTATTTTTAAATCAAACAATATTAACGAACTAGAGGTAAAATTAAATCAAGAACTGTTACAAACCTTTGAAATTCAATGGGTCAAAATCTATGAAGAACCCGATGATAAATATTTTTCAGAAGAACTTAAATCCAAGATGGATTATGACTTTTTAAAACTTCCTATTTTTTGGCAGAATGTTGAAGTTGGTTCTGTTTTTTTTATGAGAGCAAAAATAAAACCATTTAAAAAAGAAGAAACTGAGTTCTTAAGTCGAATCACTGAAGCCGTCAGCCTTTCTTTGGAACGCATTGAAAAAAACTATAAAATGGAAATTATTAAAAATCATTGGGAAGCCACTTTCAAAGCCATCAAAGAGCCTGTTGTGTTAATAAATAACAACTTCGAAGTCATTCAAAGCAATCTTCCTAGCGATTTAAATAAAAACAAATGTTATAAATTAATTTTTAATTTAGATCACCCTTGCAAAGATTGCGAAAAAGGTTCCAATTTCAAACTAGACAACAACAACGATCATTTTGAAGTATTGAGCCAGAATATCCTTATCGAGAAACAAGAATATTTTATAAACTCGTACAACAATATCAACGAAAAATTAAAACTGGAATCAAAAATCCTTTTAATGGCACCAGATGCCGAACTTGGGATTATCAGTAGCAGTTTAGCACATGAAATGAATAACCCCCTCGCTGGCTTGTTATCTTTTACGCAACTTATTTTAATGGATTTAACATCAGAAGATCCCATTTATCATGACCTCAAAGAAATTGAACAGGCAGCCAAAAGATGCAGAGATATCGTTGACAATCTTTTGGTCTTTTCAAGAATCAATGATACTGAGTTGGTCAAAAGAATTAATTTATATGATATGATTGAAAAAGCCTTTCAATTATTCCATCTGCAACGACAAAATAAAAATTTCACCCTCAGTTATCACCTCCAAAAAGATCTACAGGTTCTGGGATCTTCAATTTTAATGATTCAATTTTTCCTAGAACTATTTTTATCCGTCAAAAATTTTATAGATGATAAAATTTCAATTTCAGGTAAATCAGACCAAAATTTTGCAACTCTAAAGATCTTGTTGACCACAAAGCAGACCCCCACGGAAGCCCTGAATATTATAGAAAAGTACCATCTTCAAGGCTCCTTAACCAAAGCCCATGAGCTTAAGATCCTTTTCTCGCTTAAAAGCGTTAATTTTACGACAATCTAG
- a CDS encoding ATP-binding cassette domain-containing protein: MISTSNLSLRFGSKKLFEEVSVKFTPGNCYGLIGANGAGKSTFLKILSKEIEPNTGEVIIPGNLRLSVLKQDQYAFDDIPVLKTVMMGNSRLYEIIEEKDKLYAKEDFSDADGIRASELESEFSELHGWEAESEAGVMLAGLGIPDELHGKQMKELESGDKVKVLLAQALFGQPDILLLDEPTNHLDIYAINWLEEFLYNFNNIVIVVSHDRHFLNKVCTHTVDVDYGKVVIYSGNYDFWKQAVELNLRLKSDQNKKNADKAEELKSFIQRFSANASKSRQASSRQKQLEKLDLSDLPVSSRKVPFVGFEPKREAGNDILTVKGVTKSINGEVILKDISFTINKNDKVALVGRNDVAKTLLMDILAGDVTPDSGSISWGITTSRSYFPSDNAKYFDVEMNNLIDWLREYSEDKDESFLRGFLGKMLFSGDEAMKKPKVLSGGEKVRCMFAKMMLSGANVLLLNGPTAHLDLESITAVNEGVKRFKGVVLFTSHDHEFVQTVASRIIEIDSTVIEDVAISFDEYLERKLLKLNH, translated from the coding sequence ATGATAAGTACTTCTAATTTAAGTTTAAGGTTTGGTAGCAAAAAATTATTCGAAGAGGTGAGTGTCAAGTTCACTCCTGGAAATTGTTATGGATTAATTGGCGCCAATGGTGCTGGAAAATCGACATTTCTAAAGATTCTTTCAAAAGAGATTGAACCAAATACCGGGGAGGTCATCATTCCCGGGAATCTTCGGTTGTCTGTTTTAAAACAAGATCAATATGCCTTTGACGATATTCCTGTTTTAAAAACAGTGATGATGGGCAATTCCCGACTGTATGAAATTATTGAAGAAAAAGATAAGTTGTATGCTAAGGAAGATTTTTCAGATGCCGACGGCATCAGAGCTTCCGAGTTAGAATCAGAATTTTCTGAGCTCCATGGTTGGGAAGCCGAATCCGAAGCCGGAGTCATGCTCGCAGGTCTTGGAATTCCCGACGAGCTTCATGGAAAACAGATGAAAGAATTAGAATCAGGAGATAAAGTGAAAGTCCTCTTGGCTCAAGCTCTTTTTGGGCAACCTGATATTCTGCTTTTGGATGAGCCAACAAATCACCTTGATATTTATGCTATTAATTGGCTTGAGGAATTTTTATATAATTTTAATAATATTGTCATTGTCGTTTCCCATGATCGACATTTCTTAAACAAAGTTTGTACCCACACTGTGGACGTAGATTACGGAAAAGTGGTTATTTATTCCGGTAACTACGATTTTTGGAAACAGGCCGTAGAACTTAATCTTCGATTGAAATCTGATCAAAACAAGAAAAATGCAGATAAGGCTGAAGAACTAAAAAGTTTTATCCAAAGATTCAGTGCCAACGCTTCAAAATCAAGACAAGCTTCTTCTAGGCAAAAACAATTGGAAAAATTAGATTTATCAGACCTCCCCGTTTCTTCAAGAAAAGTCCCCTTTGTGGGGTTCGAACCCAAAAGAGAAGCTGGGAATGACATTTTAACAGTCAAAGGTGTAACTAAATCTATTAATGGAGAAGTGATTTTAAAAGACATCAGCTTTACCATAAATAAGAATGACAAGGTCGCCTTGGTGGGCCGGAATGATGTAGCCAAGACCTTATTGATGGATATCCTTGCTGGCGACGTGACACCCGATTCTGGAAGTATTTCATGGGGAATTACGACCTCAAGAAGTTATTTTCCCTCTGATAATGCAAAATATTTTGATGTTGAAATGAATAATCTTATCGATTGGCTTCGTGAGTATTCAGAAGATAAAGATGAATCCTTCCTGCGTGGTTTTTTGGGAAAGATGTTATTCAGCGGCGACGAAGCCATGAAAAAACCAAAAGTCTTATCTGGAGGAGAAAAAGTTCGCTGTATGTTTGCTAAAATGATGCTCTCGGGGGCTAATGTTTTACTACTTAATGGTCCCACCGCCCATTTGGATTTGGAAAGCATCACCGCCGTCAATGAAGGGGTCAAACGTTTCAAAGGAGTCGTTCTCTTTACTTCCCATGACCATGAATTTGTCCAAACGGTAGCCAGTCGAATCATTGAAATTGATTCGACTGTTATTGAAGATGTGGCTATTTCCTTTGATGAGTATTTAGAACGAAAACTATTGAAGCTGAATCATTAG
- a CDS encoding HAD family hydrolase, producing MIKAIAFDVDDTLLNTSEILIPFAIQKIYQVLLANGLKVTFEEFNRQRLSFVAQSSHREFFKHFIDGYPFTSEITVSRNDLAATLIQHFYEPEIPLNANLIEGSSENLNRLKSKYKIYVVTSGVEKTQVQKIEALKLIQWIPKENHLIIDGNKYKTKKQAFQMILKKENLLPSELLSVGNRLSQEIRMAKELGAKTCYFKFGEHANDIPKDHFEQADYTITHHKDFIPTCQL from the coding sequence ATGATTAAAGCTATCGCATTTGATGTCGATGATACCTTGCTCAACACTTCAGAAATACTTATTCCCTTTGCTATCCAAAAAATTTATCAGGTTCTTCTTGCGAATGGTTTAAAAGTCACATTTGAAGAGTTTAATAGGCAACGATTATCCTTTGTAGCCCAGTCCTCCCATCGAGAATTTTTCAAACACTTTATCGATGGCTATCCCTTTACTTCTGAAATCACTGTATCTAGAAATGACCTCGCCGCGACCTTAATTCAGCATTTTTATGAGCCGGAAATCCCACTGAATGCCAATCTCATCGAAGGATCATCCGAAAATTTGAATAGACTCAAATCAAAATATAAAATTTATGTCGTCACTTCTGGAGTTGAAAAAACTCAAGTTCAAAAAATCGAGGCTCTTAAATTAATTCAATGGATTCCTAAAGAAAATCATCTGATTATTGATGGAAATAAATATAAGACTAAAAAACAAGCCTTCCAAATGATTTTAAAAAAAGAAAATCTTCTCCCTTCTGAACTTCTTTCTGTCGGCAACAGGCTTTCTCAAGAGATTCGAATGGCAAAAGAATTAGGAGCCAAAACCTGCTATTTTAAGTTTGGCGAACATGCTAATGACATTCCCAAAGATCATTTTGAACAAGCTGACTATACCATCACTCACCATAAGGATTTTATTCCCACATGCCAGCTATAA
- the glmU gene encoding bifunctional UDP-N-acetylglucosamine diphosphorylase/glucosamine-1-phosphate N-acetyltransferase GlmU — translation MTAIILAAGKGTRMKSALPKVLHPVAGRPMISRVIQSCQKADVKDIRVVIGHGSGLVRTVLEKEPVFFYEQKEQLGTADAVKAAQVETIEDDVLILNGDHPLIEAEDLNDFIKEYRDEKLDIALITTNLKKPAEFGRIVRNGGELYSIVEAKDATAETLKITEVNTGIYIIKAKVLKELLPEIKNNNLKKEFYFTDIISLAISERKKVKTISGNARVASGVNSQMELAKATKLLFKNKAQKLMEEGVLIIDPKATYIEETVQIGSGSVIYPGAYLKGKTQLGNFCLVEPHCFIQSCQIGDSVQIKAGSYLESSVIHSKCSLGPYARLRPETELLEEVHLGNFVEVKKSKIGKKTKAAHLAYIGDAEVGEECNIGCGTIFVNYLPNKSKHKTKVGDHTFIGSDVQLIAPLEVGHHATIGAGSVITKNVPDGSLAVTRAHQMIKENYQPKK, via the coding sequence ATGACTGCAATAATCTTAGCGGCGGGAAAAGGGACTAGGATGAAATCAGCACTTCCCAAGGTTTTACATCCTGTGGCGGGGCGACCCATGATTTCTCGGGTTATTCAATCTTGTCAAAAGGCAGATGTTAAAGACATTCGAGTTGTCATTGGTCATGGTTCTGGACTTGTAAGAACCGTTTTAGAAAAAGAACCTGTGTTTTTTTATGAGCAAAAAGAACAATTAGGAACGGCTGATGCGGTAAAGGCGGCTCAAGTCGAAACGATCGAGGATGATGTTCTTATTCTTAATGGCGATCATCCTTTGATCGAGGCAGAAGACTTAAATGACTTCATTAAAGAATATCGCGACGAGAAATTAGATATTGCTTTAATCACAACCAATTTAAAAAAACCTGCTGAATTTGGCCGTATTGTCCGCAATGGAGGAGAACTTTATTCCATTGTTGAGGCCAAAGATGCCACCGCAGAGACTCTCAAAATAACCGAAGTGAATACCGGAATTTATATTATAAAAGCCAAGGTTTTGAAGGAATTATTACCAGAAATTAAAAATAACAATCTTAAAAAAGAATTTTATTTCACAGATATTATTTCGTTGGCTATTTCTGAAAGAAAAAAGGTGAAAACTATTTCTGGGAATGCCAGGGTGGCATCAGGTGTGAATAGTCAAATGGAATTAGCAAAAGCCACAAAGTTGTTATTTAAAAACAAAGCCCAAAAACTTATGGAGGAGGGTGTCCTGATCATCGACCCGAAGGCCACCTATATCGAAGAGACCGTTCAAATTGGATCTGGTTCGGTGATTTATCCTGGGGCTTATTTAAAAGGAAAAACACAACTGGGAAATTTTTGTTTGGTGGAACCACATTGCTTTATTCAATCTTGTCAAATAGGAGATAGTGTGCAAATCAAGGCGGGAAGTTATTTAGAATCCTCAGTGATTCATAGTAAATGTTCTTTAGGTCCCTATGCTCGCCTTCGCCCTGAAACAGAGCTTCTTGAAGAGGTGCATCTAGGCAATTTCGTAGAAGTTAAAAAATCAAAGATTGGGAAGAAAACCAAAGCGGCACACTTGGCCTATATTGGCGATGCGGAAGTCGGGGAAGAGTGTAATATTGGCTGCGGGACCATCTTTGTGAATTACCTGCCAAACAAATCTAAACATAAAACAAAAGTAGGTGATCATACCTTTATTGGAAGTGATGTTCAGTTAATAGCTCCTTTGGAGGTGGGCCATCATGCTACGATTGGAGCGGGCTCTGTCATTACGAAAAATGTTCCCGATGGCTCTTTGGCCGTGACCAGAGCACATCAGATGATTAAAGAAAATTACCAACCTAAAAAATAA